In Procambarus clarkii isolate CNS0578487 chromosome 13, FALCON_Pclarkii_2.0, whole genome shotgun sequence, the genomic stretch GTGAAGGTTGGTCCGTGGGCGTCTGACACGTTGATCTGGGCGTCTGACACGCTGGTCTGGGCGTCTGACACGTTGGTCTGGGCGTCTGACACGCTGGTCTGGGCGTCTGACACGTTGGTCTGGGTGTCTGACACGTTGGTCTGGGCGTCTGACACGTTGGTCTGGGCGTCTGACACGTTGGTCTGGGCGTCTGACACGTTGGTCTGGGCGTCTGACACGTTGGTCTTGGTGTCTGACACGTTGATCTGGGTGGTGTGACTGGTTGTGGGAGCATTAGTGGGCGTGACTGTGGGCGTAGCCGACTGTGGGCGTGATTGACTGTGGGCGTGACTgactgtagtggctggggggatgcAGAGTGCCAACTCTCCACACTACTCCCTGTGCCAGTGTCAACAGATGATCACTACTTGCAATTCCTctgaacccctcccccccttccgcccccccctcacccccagcccAGGGGGCACCCCATCAACTACCCCATCATCTCTAACATGCTAAATACCAACCCATCGCCATCAACAGGATGATGGGCCTATCATCACCCAATACCATCAACCACACAGCCATTAAACAACAGTAGCTTATAACTTATAAGTTATAATAGTTATAACTTGTAACTATATCCCCTCACCCCCCTTATCAACCACCAAGTGCcatcatgggtaaatactggtaaatacatgggtaaatactggtaaagacatgggtaaatactggttcggtaacaaggaagttgatttgtggaaccaattaccacgtaacttgGTGGAGGTGTACAGTGCCATCCGCCCAGGCGACTCCTTCACGTAGTATCGCCACAACAACAGAAGAGTGCCAGGGGGGTGCCAAGCAGAATGCCACACACCAtctttcccctcctcccccccccccagctccccCAGAGCGGCACGAGCGCGTATAAAGTTACTTAGCTACCAgaccctaccaccccccccctacacacacaccctcccccctactaccactactaccaccacacacatacacacacacacacacacacacacacacacacacacacacacacacacacacacacacaccaccaccaccaccaccacaacaacaacaactcaccaccaccaccacaacaactcaccaccaccaccaccacaacaactcgccaccaccaccaccacaacaactcgccaccaccacaacaactcgccaccaccaccacaactcgccaccaccaccaccacaactcgccaccaccaccacaacaactcaccaccaccaccacaacaactcaccaccacaacaactcgccaccaccaccaccaccaccacaacaacaactcaccaccacaacaactcgccaccaccaccacaactcgccaccaccaccacaacaactcaccaccaccaccacaacaactcgccaccaccaccacaactcgccaccaccaccaccacaacaactcaccaccaccccccaccactaccccccctccctctacaaAACACAAACCCCCCACACCAACGACACCTCATTATACATTAACATTAtaacaacctcacacacacacacgagggggttGTGACAATGTTAACAACCCCCCATTAAGCGCCATCAAATACCCCTAGAGTGGAAAAACATTGATAAAGGGATTACTTGGGACTTAATACTAATAGGCAAGAGGTGTATACAGGGCTCCATTACCTAGGTTTCACCTACGTAGGTGCTACGTAGCCTAGGTGGCCTAGGTGGTATAtaggttccccccccccaaccacctccAGGGGCACAATCATCGAACTAACCTAGTCTTGCCCAACCTGTTTCGTCAATCTTTCAATCGCAACTAACCTCAATCGAGCggcaagagacacacacacatatatatatatatacatatggcgTGGCCGATGTTGCCATATAATCAACGCCGCCTAGCAATTActtttgcgatgatttcggggctcaacctccccgcggcccggtccccaacCAGGCCTAGTTAGCTCCTGCTTCTACCCATAAACACTCCCAGAATTTGTTCCCAGATAATTTGTTCATGCGGAACAAACTCCTTCAGTTCAATTGGCCTGGTTTACATAATTCTTAAGTGTTGGCAGCACCGTGTTTCAGTTCCTGGGCTCCGGCCGTTCAAGGTATCGACTCCCGACACTGTGTCGAAGCATCTAGCGTCATTAGTACAGTTCAACCAGGTTATATGTATAGGAGAATCCGGGTTCTTTGACTCCGGTTTCAATGCGGTAGTGGGTTGGCCGGttttggcatatgccgctgatggtatCGTGTTAATGTGTGCCTCTGGGATTAAACCTTGCTCAAGTCAAGTCAAGCTTAGGCTCGATGGTTCGTTTTAAGCATATACCAATTACATATTGGCCTCGTTTGGGTCAACAGGTCCTTCTACGGTCATCTTTCGTACGTTCGAATATAACGGTGGGAAGTTCATTGTAAACTAAGTCAATTATAATTGAGTATCCATTTAAAGAATCAAACTGGTGTGTATTTGTATagaaacacacacacttatacactCATGAATCAACTTTTCACAATTTTCACTCTCAATTTCCGCTACTGTTACTACAGGTGATAATATTGTTCCTTCTGTTGACATCAGTACTATTGGTACTGTTACCTGCTACCGTTGTCATCAATTCTACTGTTAACTGCTACCGTTAACTGCTACTGTTACTCTTATGCCCtaatactactaccaccactgttgttTTGACTAGGCTTTCTACTGTTccttgtgggtgtgtggggtgagggggggtgtgtgtggggggggggtgagggtgggcgtgcgtgtgtgtgtgtgtgtgtgtgtgtgtgtgtgtgtgtgtgtgtgtgtgtgtgtgtgtgtgtgtgtgtgtgtgtgtgtgtgtgtgtgtgtgtgtgtgtggtttgctgtgtgggggtgggtgtgtgtggggggtgtgggcgtgtgtggggggttgtgggtgtgtgaggggggggggtgtggggggggtgatgggCAGCTGCAGGAAAGAGGAGACGGAGCCGCGCGTGCAACAGGAGGCTAAAAAACCTTGCCATGTGTCGGTGGCGTGTGTTGAGGAAATGTCTGTGGCCGCCatattcccctccccctctccaacactcccttcttcctcctcctcctctcccctctctccctctcttccagcCTTACCCCaagaccttcccttcccttccttacccataccctccctctctcacagacgACAATACGCAACAGGACTCTGACGAAACGAGGAACAACTGGAGGATCTCTTGAAGACAATAcagcacaactgtactgcaaaatacagcaaaaatacaacacaatacattgCGTACACTACAGTAAGGCCAACTGTAATACAGTGGATCATTAACTTCGTGTGGTAGGTTGGATTGGTGTCCATGGTCGTGTCCCACCTGTTGACCCAGCTGGTTGGGTCGCATCTGTTGACCCAGCTGGCTGCGTCCCACCTGTTGACCCAGCTGGCTGCGTCCCACCTGTTGACCCAGCTGGCTGCGTCCCACCTGTTGACCCAGCTGGCTCCTTCCCACCTGTTGACTCAACTGGCTGCGTCCTACCTGTTGACTCAACTGGCTGCGTCCTACCTGTTGACTCAGCTGGCTCCTTCCCACCTGTTGACTCAACTGTCTGCGTCCCACCTGTTGACCCAGCTGGCTCCTTCCCACCTGTTGACTCAACTGGCTGCGTCCTACCTGTTGACTCAGCTGGCTCCTTCCCACCTGTTGACTCAACTGGCTGCGTCCCACCTGTTGACCCAGCTGGCTCCTTCCCACCTGTTGACTCAACTGGCTGCGTCCCACCTGTTGACCCAGCTGGCTGCGTCCCACCTGTTGACCCAGCTGGCTCCTTCCCACCTGTTGACCCAGCTGGCTGCGTCCCACCTGTTGACCAGCTGGCTCCGTCCCACCTGTTGACCCAGCTGGTCACTTTTTCCTCCCTaacacctcccttccctcccttacctcattctctccctcagcaccctccctcaccccccccttacCCAtgggtaaaccccccccccccattctcccaCCTTCTTTGTACCCTGTTGCCCATTCCTTCTCTCCCTCAACccgttctctccccccccctctcccctttcccctccctcatACCTCCTGCAAGGCGTCGCCCCCCCCATCAAGCTCCCCCACGATTCCCCTACCCCCCACTACAGAGAGCACTGCCTcaacccctcctctctctctctctctctctctctctctctctctctctctctctctctctctctagcctttAACGTGAGATCTTTCTCCATTATTTTTAAGATGCATAACGGATGGGGTTTCTGTAATGGGTACGGCTATTCACTCTGTAATGGGCATAACTCTTCACTCTGTAATGGGCATAACTATTCCCACTGAAATGGGCATAACTATTCACTCTCCAATGGGCATAACTATTCACTCTGTAATGGGTATCACTATACAATCTACAAACGAGGAAAAACAATTATATGATAACTCAATATTTTAAATTAATCCTtacactgtccccccccccctatttttATCACCCTATTTTGTATTAATAACTAAGTTACACTGAGACGTCCGCGCCGTTATTATTTTACACGCGCGACGGATTCTAAAGTTCATCTGTAAACTTTATTATGCTTTATTAAACTTAGAAAGATAGATAGTTAGGCTGGTCTAATTACCAACTCCGCGGTAGTTAGTACATAGTTTATTGTTTTGTTCTGAAGACCGTTCACAAGTGATAAGCTTCTTTGTTCAGAGTGGTGGCTATGTTGAACGGCTGAgaaaaaagtccactacgggctcaccatagcccgtgctacttcgaactttttgttccaagtagcaaatcttaaacaacaacaacaacatgcagtGGTGCAGGTAGTTAGAGTTGCTACTGAACAAGACAGGAACGAGAGTGGCACCCGGggggaagttaaaatcctcccccccccccccgagtgccaGTTGTTTTCTCCACCGAGACAAAGGGACCTCACAACTAGGCGGTACCCAGttgccctctcacccccccccctacccttccccctccctcccccctttcaaAATAGTGTTAGGGAGCCATGATAATACTGTATTAATTAAGGATATCATATTTTCTGATAACGAAAAACTCTTAGGGCATCCCCATCAATATTTCCCCCTTGACCAGAATTGAATCCCTGAGAATCGGatagtaggggggggggctgtcaataattaataatatttcCTAAATCATTTAGCTTAGGgctaccccgaccagcctatgtccgtcccgtacctTAGACCGTTTCCCCTGCAAATTTGGGTAAGGCTAGCCCAAGCATGTGGCCTCCAACTTTACACAAATACAAAATCATTCTCTcttacattacacacacacacacacacacatcgggaccaaagagccaaagctcaacccccgcaagcacaaataggtgagtacacacacacacacacacacacacacacacacacacacacacacacacacacacacacacacacacacacacacaattaggagACGCACAATGGGAGACGCAATGGGAGACGCAATGGGAgacgcacaattaggtgagtacaattaggtgagtacacacacacattagtagtagtaggcatccatcagtctcaggaaaaTGTAAattttcgtttgttcaaaatcgctaatctccgaaagttcttcaccgattgctttgaaattttcacacaacgttccattcgcacctataacaggaaaaaaaacatgatatttatttttaaacagcgccatctgttggacgtaagagtaacacatgctgtaatctccgaaatttcttcactgATCGCTTTGAAATTTAGACACAACGTTCCGCTTGAATACACGCGTGTTTTtatttacctactatatagatgccacacctgtgaccagTAAAAACATGttgttttttaaacagcaccatctgttgcacgtaatagcaacacacgctatactaaatatgttatgagtccatttcagtgtttccaattTCACTGATAAaatgaattttcattgatttcgatttattttcattttgatttaattattttatgtgacattgtgttggaattgagctgtgttgtttaccatatagttcatttcgtgagtatagtttattttttttatttttttcatttttgtttcaattcgttttttaactgttattCTTAttgttcagtgatgggaacatcagatcatttgatgttcccatttttctgatgggaacatgagAAAATTGGACGAggtagaggggaatggtggggaggacgaggggacgggagtagggggatggtgaggaggatgaggggacaggggagagggtaataatggg encodes the following:
- the LOC123752823 gene encoding uncharacterized protein; amino-acid sequence: MGSTGESVGSTGQSMRSTATTVSHAHSQSRPQSATPTVTPTNAPTTSHTTQINVSDTKTNVSDAQTNVSDAQTNVSDAQTNVSDAQTNVSDTQTNVSDAQTSVSDAQTNVSDAQTSVSDAQINVSDAHGPTFTLSP